From a region of the Besnoitia besnoiti strain Bb-Ger1 chromosome I, whole genome shotgun sequence genome:
- a CDS encoding hypothetical protein (encoded by transcript BESB_009810): MRSIEYRTLATDCIFLQFPSSKLIPASKHNGGKVPAMNLFRQRTKEQEEIRHYCETHQLPQLLALLLNRLAQKKDPHPKLFSVGRCSSNRR; encoded by the exons ATGAGAAGTATCGAATATCGCACGCTTGCAACAGACTGCATCTTCTTGCAATTCCCCTCATCAAAACTGATTCCGGCGTCGAAGCACAATGGCGGAAAGGTTC CTGCGATGAATCTGTTCAGACAAAGGACGAAGGAACAGGAAGAGATAAGGCATTACTGCGAGACGCATCAGCTACCGCAACTTCTGGCTCTTCTTCTTAATCGTCTCGCGCAAAAGAAAGATCCCCATCCTAAGCTGTTTTCTGTAGGTCGATGCTCATCCAACAGGCGATGA